Proteins co-encoded in one Minwuia thermotolerans genomic window:
- a CDS encoding histone deacetylase family protein — protein MATLFVTHMDCLMHDTGPSHPERPDRLRAVTHALNETDFPDLVRREAPLASDDQIALAHPADHVAAVFDAVPGQGRRHLDGDTVVSPGSAEAARRAAGAVIAAIDAVFAGEAANAFCAVRPPGHHAERRTPMGFCLFNNVAIGAQHARKAHDIRRVAVIDFDVHHGNGTQDLFQDDPELFYGSTHQWPLYPGTGAREERGVSGNIVNACLPPAAGSADFRAAMTDEVLPRLKAFQPELLIVSAGFDAHERDPLANLNLTDDDYAWITAELMAVADECCAGRVVSVLEGGYDLDALQTASAAHVRELERKKG, from the coding sequence TTGGCCACGCTGTTCGTCACCCACATGGACTGTCTGATGCACGACACCGGACCGTCCCATCCCGAAAGGCCGGACCGGCTGCGCGCTGTCACCCATGCCCTGAACGAGACCGATTTTCCCGACCTCGTGCGCCGCGAGGCGCCGCTGGCGAGCGACGATCAGATCGCGCTGGCCCATCCCGCCGACCACGTCGCCGCCGTCTTCGACGCGGTCCCGGGGCAGGGCCGCCGCCATCTCGACGGCGACACCGTGGTCTCGCCGGGCTCGGCGGAGGCCGCCCGGCGCGCCGCCGGCGCGGTGATTGCCGCCATCGACGCGGTCTTTGCCGGCGAGGCCGCGAACGCCTTCTGCGCCGTGCGGCCGCCGGGGCATCACGCCGAGCGCCGCACGCCGATGGGCTTCTGTCTGTTCAACAACGTCGCCATCGGCGCGCAGCACGCCCGCAAGGCGCACGACATCCGCCGCGTCGCCGTGATCGACTTCGACGTCCATCACGGCAACGGCACCCAGGACCTGTTTCAGGACGATCCGGAGCTGTTCTACGGCTCAACCCACCAGTGGCCCCTCTATCCCGGCACCGGGGCCAGGGAGGAGCGCGGCGTCTCCGGCAATATCGTCAATGCCTGCCTGCCGCCCGCGGCCGGTTCGGCGGATTTCCGCGCAGCCATGACCGACGAGGTGCTGCCGCGGCTGAAGGCCTTTCAGCCTGAACTGCTGATCGTTTCCGCCGGCTTCGACGCCCACGAGCGCGATCCGCTGGCCAATCTGAACCTGACCGACGACGACTATGCATGGATCACGGCGGAGTTGATGGCGGTCGCCGACGAATGCTGCGCGGGCAGGGTGGTATCGGTGCTCGAAGGCGGTTATGACCTCGATGCGTTGCAGACGGCGTCCGCGGCGCATGTCCGCGAACTGGAACGAAAGAAGGGCTGA
- a CDS encoding exodeoxyribonuclease VII small subunit, with product MTEIPDDIRQMNFETALQELEKIVGRLESGDVDLEDSIDMYARGVHLKAHCEAKLKAAEARVEKLVIGTDGQPAGSEPFETE from the coding sequence ATGACCGAGATCCCAGACGACATCCGGCAGATGAACTTCGAGACGGCCCTGCAGGAGCTGGAGAAGATCGTCGGCCGGCTGGAATCAGGGGATGTCGACCTGGAGGACTCGATCGACATGTACGCGCGGGGCGTACACCTGAAGGCGCATTGCGAGGCCAAGCTGAAGGCCGCCGAGGCGCGGGTGGAAAAGCTCGTGATCGGAACCGACGGCCAGCCCGCCGGCTCGGAACCCTTCGAGACCGAGTGA
- a CDS encoding polyprenyl synthetase family protein — MNAALAEALQASAAAVEAELDRLATVPDALEARVWEAMRYSLFAGGKRLRPFLVMATGDLFFVPHDSSVRAAAAIEMIHTYSLIHDDLPCMDDDDLRRGKPTNHRQFDEATAVLAGDALQPLAFRTLLDPATDPSADIRLDLAQRLARAAGAEGMVGGQMIDLQAETTSYDLDQITRLQNMKTGALIAWSCEAGAILGRATAREREALKAYGLDLGLAFQIADDLLDAAGSAEEMGKAVGKDAEAGKETFITLMGPEGARKRAEELVAHAVARLDLFGERAFLLREVARYVIDRRS; from the coding sequence ATGAACGCGGCGTTGGCAGAGGCGCTTCAGGCGAGCGCGGCGGCGGTCGAAGCCGAACTCGACAGGCTCGCCACGGTTCCCGACGCGCTGGAGGCGCGAGTATGGGAAGCCATGCGCTATTCGCTGTTCGCCGGGGGCAAGCGGCTCCGGCCGTTCCTGGTCATGGCGACGGGCGATCTGTTCTTCGTGCCGCACGATTCCTCGGTCCGCGCCGCTGCCGCGATCGAGATGATCCACACCTATTCGCTGATTCACGACGATCTGCCCTGCATGGACGACGACGACCTGCGGCGCGGCAAGCCGACCAATCACCGCCAGTTCGACGAGGCGACAGCGGTGCTGGCCGGCGATGCGCTGCAGCCGCTGGCGTTCCGCACCCTGCTGGACCCGGCCACCGATCCCAGCGCCGACATCCGCCTCGATCTGGCGCAGCGGCTGGCGCGTGCGGCCGGCGCCGAGGGCATGGTCGGCGGGCAGATGATCGACCTGCAGGCGGAGACGACATCCTACGATCTCGACCAGATCACCCGGCTGCAGAACATGAAGACCGGCGCGCTGATCGCCTGGTCATGCGAGGCCGGCGCCATACTCGGCCGCGCCACGGCGCGGGAACGGGAGGCGCTGAAGGCCTATGGCCTCGACCTCGGTCTGGCCTTCCAGATCGCCGACGATCTGCTCGACGCGGCCGGCTCGGCAGAGGAAATGGGCAAGGCCGTCGGCAAGGACGCCGAGGCCGGCAAGGAAACCTTCATCACGCTGATGGGCCCCGAAGGTGCGCGAAAAAGGGCGGAGGAACTGGTTGCACACGCCGTCGCGCGCCTTGATTTGTTTGGTGAAAGGGCCTTTCTATTGAGGGAAGTGGCGCGGTATGTGATCGACCGGCGGTCGTGA
- the dxs gene encoding 1-deoxy-D-xylulose-5-phosphate synthase, with product MAETSKTPLLDTVSSPAELRGLAPEQLRQLADELRAETIDAVSQTGGHLGAGLGVVELTTVLHYVFNTPDDKLIFDVGHQCYPHKILTERRDRIRTLRQGGGLSGFTKRAESVYDPFGAAHSSTSISAGLGFDVAHRMQGQPNRVVAVIGDGAMSAGMAYEAMNNAGSMKSRMIVILNDNEMSIAPPVGGMSAYLSRLISGKPYLSIREVGKKLAERFPRQLSKMAQRAEEFARGMLTGGTMFEELGFYYVGPVDGHNIDHLLPVLENVRDAGSGPILVHVVTEKGKGYPPAEQSADKYHGVAKFDVVTGAQQKGKPNAPAYTKVFANALVKEAAKDDRIVAVTAAMPSGTGLDVFGKAFPDRTFDVGIAEQHGVTFCAGMAAGGLKPFAAIYSTFLQRGYDQVVHDVAIQRLPVRFAIDRAGLVGADGPTHAGAFDVTYLATLPGFVVMASADEAELVHMVATAAAIDDRPSAFRYPRGEGVGLEMPEEGTPLEIGKGRIVREGNAVAILSFGGRLQECMKAAEDLAARGLSATVADARFAKPLDTDLITRLAREHPLLVTIEEGAVGGFASHVLHFLAQNDLTDGLKVRPMCLPDIFIDQDKPEKMYDVAGLNAQHIVATVLGALDVDARDGTVKPARA from the coding sequence GTGGCCGAAACTTCGAAAACACCATTGCTCGACACCGTCAGCAGCCCGGCGGAGCTCAGGGGACTGGCGCCCGAGCAGCTCCGCCAGCTGGCGGACGAACTGCGGGCGGAGACGATCGATGCGGTCTCCCAGACCGGCGGGCACCTGGGCGCGGGGCTGGGCGTCGTCGAACTGACGACGGTGCTGCACTACGTCTTCAACACGCCCGACGACAAGCTGATCTTCGACGTCGGCCACCAGTGCTATCCGCACAAGATCCTGACCGAGCGACGCGACCGAATCCGCACGCTCCGCCAGGGCGGCGGCCTGTCGGGCTTCACCAAGCGCGCGGAAAGCGTCTACGACCCCTTCGGCGCGGCCCATTCATCGACCTCAATCTCGGCCGGGCTGGGCTTCGACGTCGCCCACCGCATGCAGGGCCAGCCCAACCGCGTGGTCGCGGTGATCGGCGACGGGGCCATGTCGGCTGGCATGGCCTACGAGGCGATGAACAATGCCGGCAGCATGAAAAGCCGGATGATCGTCATCCTGAACGACAACGAGATGTCGATCGCCCCGCCGGTCGGCGGCATGAGCGCCTATCTCTCGCGGCTGATCTCCGGCAAGCCCTATCTGTCGATCCGCGAGGTCGGCAAGAAGCTGGCCGAACGCTTCCCGCGGCAGCTCTCCAAGATGGCCCAGCGCGCCGAGGAATTCGCCCGCGGCATGCTTACCGGCGGCACCATGTTCGAGGAGCTGGGTTTCTACTATGTCGGCCCGGTGGACGGGCACAATATCGACCACCTGCTGCCGGTGCTGGAGAACGTCCGCGATGCCGGCAGCGGCCCGATCCTGGTGCATGTCGTCACCGAGAAGGGCAAGGGCTATCCGCCAGCGGAGCAGTCGGCGGACAAATATCACGGCGTCGCCAAGTTCGACGTGGTCACCGGTGCGCAGCAGAAGGGCAAGCCGAATGCGCCGGCCTACACCAAGGTCTTCGCCAACGCGCTGGTGAAGGAAGCGGCGAAGGATGACAGGATTGTCGCCGTCACCGCGGCCATGCCCTCGGGCACCGGCCTCGACGTCTTCGGCAAGGCCTTTCCCGACCGCACCTTCGACGTCGGCATTGCCGAGCAGCACGGGGTGACCTTCTGCGCCGGCATGGCGGCCGGCGGCCTGAAGCCCTTTGCGGCGATCTATTCGACCTTCCTGCAGCGCGGCTACGATCAGGTTGTCCACGACGTCGCCATCCAGCGGCTGCCTGTGCGGTTCGCCATCGACCGGGCCGGCCTGGTCGGCGCCGACGGCCCCACCCATGCGGGCGCATTCGACGTCACCTATCTGGCGACGCTGCCGGGTTTCGTGGTCATGGCGAGCGCCGACGAGGCGGAACTGGTTCACATGGTCGCCACCGCGGCGGCGATCGACGACCGGCCCTCGGCCTTCCGCTATCCGCGCGGCGAGGGCGTGGGCCTGGAAATGCCGGAGGAAGGCACGCCCCTGGAGATCGGCAAGGGCCGGATCGTGCGCGAGGGCAATGCCGTCGCCATCCTATCCTTCGGCGGGCGGCTGCAGGAATGCATGAAGGCGGCCGAGGACCTGGCCGCGCGCGGGCTGAGCGCCACCGTGGCCGATGCCCGCTTCGCCAAGCCGCTGGATACCGACCTGATTACCCGGCTCGCACGGGAGCATCCGCTGCTGGTCACCATCGAGGAAGGCGCGGTCGGCGGCTTCGCCAGCCATGTGCTGCATTTCCTGGCGCAGAACGACCTGACCGACGGGCTGAAGGTGCGGCCCATGTGCCTGCCCGACATCTTCATCGATCAGGACAAGCCGGAGAAGATGTACGATGTCGCCGGTCTCAACGCGCAGCATATCGTGGCCACGGTGCTGGGGGCGCTCGACGTCGATGCGCGGGACGGGACGGTCAAACCGGCCAGGGCGTGA
- a CDS encoding UDP-2,3-diacylglucosamine diphosphatase, translating into MFSSDTVRCRTIFISDVHLGTRGCQAERLLSFIKAFEADTIYLVGDIVDCWALKRGWFWPQSHNDVVQKLLRQARKGVRVIYIPGNHDEAFRDYCGTHFGGVEVKTDDIHTAADGKRYLVTHGDAFDGVVRYAKWLAVLGDWSYNMLIRVNTVLARVRQRLGLQYWSLSAYLKFKVKNAVQFIDNYETTVADEARRRAVDGVICGHIHHAEIREIEGITYVNDGDWVESCTAVIERQDGRLEIIRWSDALAEAFAEKRAAGERSRIRAA; encoded by the coding sequence ATGTTTTCCTCGGATACGGTGCGCTGCCGAACGATCTTCATCTCTGATGTCCATCTGGGCACGCGCGGATGCCAGGCGGAACGCCTGCTCTCCTTCATCAAGGCCTTCGAGGCGGACACGATCTACCTGGTGGGCGACATCGTCGACTGCTGGGCGCTGAAACGCGGCTGGTTCTGGCCGCAGAGCCACAACGACGTGGTCCAGAAACTGCTCCGCCAGGCCCGCAAGGGCGTTCGGGTGATCTACATTCCAGGCAATCACGACGAGGCCTTCCGCGACTATTGCGGCACGCATTTCGGCGGCGTCGAGGTGAAGACGGACGACATCCACACCGCCGCCGACGGCAAGCGCTATCTGGTCACCCATGGCGACGCCTTCGACGGCGTCGTGCGCTATGCGAAGTGGCTCGCGGTGCTGGGCGACTGGTCCTACAACATGCTGATCCGGGTCAACACGGTGCTGGCCCGGGTGCGGCAGCGGCTGGGGCTGCAGTACTGGTCGCTGTCGGCCTATCTGAAGTTCAAGGTCAAGAACGCGGTGCAGTTCATCGACAACTACGAGACCACCGTGGCCGACGAGGCGCGCCGCCGCGCCGTCGATGGCGTCATCTGCGGCCACATCCACCATGCCGAGATCCGGGAGATCGAGGGCATCACCTACGTCAACGACGGCGACTGGGTTGAGAGCTGCACTGCGGTGATCGAGCGCCAGGACGGTCGCCTGGAGATCATCCGCTGGTCGGACGCCCTAGCCGAAGCCTTCGCCGAGAAGCGGGCCGCCGGCGAACGCTCCAGAATTCGGGCCGCGTGA
- a CDS encoding glycosyltransferase family 4 protein — protein MRIALVTDAWHPQVNGVVRTWSRVIEECEPLGHEFLVIAPRDFRTMPLPTYPEIRIAVAPGAGLRRRLAEFRPQAVHIATEGPLGLAARRFCVRRGWPFTTSYHTKFPEYLAARLPVPLNWGYRAIRWFHRRSSGVLVATRSIRRELEAQGFANIVDWSRGVDTALFRPDGPRAWEGGEPLFLYVGRVAVEKNIEAFLALDLPGKKAVVGDGPQLAELKRNHPDAIFPGAKFGEELAAWYRSASVFVFPSRTDTFGLVLLEALASGVAVAAYPVPGPLDVIGADGPGVLDEDLGQAALAALEVDAARCRTHAMRFSWAACARQFLDNLAPIATKG, from the coding sequence GTGAGAATTGCGCTCGTCACCGACGCCTGGCATCCGCAGGTCAACGGCGTCGTGCGGACCTGGAGCCGCGTGATCGAGGAGTGCGAGCCGTTGGGGCACGAGTTTCTCGTCATCGCCCCGCGCGACTTCCGCACCATGCCCTTGCCGACCTATCCCGAAATCCGCATCGCCGTCGCGCCCGGCGCCGGGCTGCGGCGGCGGCTCGCCGAATTCCGGCCCCAGGCGGTCCATATCGCCACCGAAGGGCCGCTGGGTCTGGCGGCACGGCGGTTCTGTGTCCGGCGCGGCTGGCCGTTCACCACCAGCTATCACACGAAATTTCCCGAATACCTCGCCGCGCGGCTGCCCGTGCCGCTCAATTGGGGATACCGGGCGATACGCTGGTTCCACCGCCGCTCGTCCGGCGTTCTGGTGGCGACGCGCTCGATCCGCCGCGAACTGGAGGCGCAGGGCTTCGCCAACATCGTCGACTGGAGCCGGGGCGTCGATACGGCGCTGTTCCGCCCCGACGGGCCGAGGGCATGGGAGGGCGGCGAGCCGCTTTTCCTCTATGTCGGACGGGTGGCGGTGGAGAAGAACATCGAGGCCTTCCTGGCCCTCGACCTGCCGGGCAAGAAGGCGGTCGTCGGCGACGGCCCTCAGCTCGCCGAACTGAAGCGGAATCACCCCGACGCGATCTTCCCGGGGGCGAAGTTCGGAGAGGAACTGGCCGCCTGGTACCGCAGCGCCAGCGTCTTCGTCTTCCCCAGCCGCACCGACACCTTCGGTCTCGTGCTGCTGGAGGCGCTGGCCTCCGGCGTGGCCGTCGCGGCCTATCCGGTGCCCGGGCCGCTGGACGTGATCGGGGCCGACGGGCCGGGTGTACTGGACGAGGATCTGGGCCAGGCCGCGCTGGCGGCGCTGGAAGTCGACGCCGCCCGTTGCCGGACCCACGCCATGCGGTTCTCGTGGGCGGCCTGCGCACGGCAGTTCCTCGACAATCTGGCGCCGATCGCGACAAAGGGGTAG
- a CDS encoding aldolase has protein sequence MGGLRTAVPRQSGADRDKGVGKGKEYAARETPSMTPDLKEMRIDLACALRWAARLGLHEGVCNHFSLAVPDADGAMRGNRFLINPYGWHWSEITASSLVMVDADGNVIEGDNEVEDTAFTIHRGIHVAAPHAVCVMHTHMPHTTALTLLRDGELKMCEQNALNFHDRIAYDEDYNGLSLDNAEGDRIASKLGNRSVLMMASHGVTVTGPNVRECFNDLYYLERAATFQVLARSTGGKLRTLSDEVVALTSRQMAEERPKLAERHFSALRRILEREEPEFLN, from the coding sequence GTGGGCGGCCTGCGCACGGCAGTTCCTCGACAATCTGGCGCCGATCGCGACAAAGGGGTAGGAAAGGGAAAAGAATACGCGGCAAGGGAGACCCCGTCCATGACCCCCGACCTGAAGGAAATGCGGATCGATCTCGCCTGCGCGCTCCGCTGGGCTGCGCGCCTCGGCCTGCACGAGGGCGTCTGCAACCACTTCTCGCTGGCCGTGCCCGACGCCGACGGCGCGATGCGCGGCAACCGCTTCCTGATCAACCCCTATGGCTGGCACTGGTCGGAGATCACCGCGTCGTCGCTGGTCATGGTGGACGCGGACGGCAATGTGATCGAGGGCGACAACGAGGTGGAGGATACCGCCTTCACCATTCACCGCGGCATCCATGTCGCCGCGCCGCACGCTGTCTGCGTCATGCACACGCACATGCCGCACACCACGGCGCTTACCCTGCTTCGGGACGGCGAACTCAAGATGTGCGAGCAGAACGCGCTCAATTTCCACGACCGCATCGCCTACGACGAGGACTACAACGGCCTGTCGCTGGACAACGCCGAGGGCGACCGCATCGCCTCGAAACTGGGCAACCGCTCGGTGCTGATGATGGCGAGCCACGGCGTCACCGTGACGGGTCCGAACGTCCGCGAATGCTTCAACGATCTGTACTACCTGGAGCGCGCGGCGACCTTCCAGGTGCTGGCGCGGTCCACGGGCGGGAAGCTTCGCACGCTCTCGGACGAGGTCGTTGCCCTGACCTCGCGCCAGATGGCGGAGGAGCGGCCCAAGCTGGCCGAGCGGCACTTCTCGGCGCTCCGGCGCATCCTGGAGCGGGAAGAGCCGGAGTTTCTGAACTGA
- a CDS encoding DUF4031 domain-containing protein: MVVMDRPRRLPDGRLTAHLLSDRAGPAGYRELMPVALSLGCHPRALQEPGTYKEHFDLMGEKRIGAALAHPDIATVTWRRIADILKAKRAQRS; this comes from the coding sequence ATGGTCGTGATGGATCGACCGCGGCGGCTGCCGGACGGGCGGCTGACGGCGCATCTGCTCTCCGACCGCGCCGGCCCGGCGGGCTACCGGGAACTCATGCCTGTGGCGCTTTCGCTCGGCTGCCATCCGCGCGCGCTGCAGGAGCCGGGCACCTACAAGGAGCATTTCGATCTCATGGGGGAGAAGCGGATCGGGGCGGCGCTGGCGCATCCCGATATCGCCACGGTGACCTGGCGCCGGATCGCCGACATCCTGAAGGCGAAGCGCGCTCAGCGGTCCTGA
- a CDS encoding DNA polymerase IV has translation MALADVVNALCRDCFSTDIAGDLCAACGSPRTLGHAELHDLSIAHIDCDAFYAAVEKRDDPSLRDRPLIIGGGRRGVVSTACYMARIYGVRSAMPMFKALKACPDAVVRKPDMKKYAAVSREIRTLMLDLTPLVEPLSIDEAFLDLTGTARVHHASPAATLARLARRIETDIGVTISVGLSYNKFLAKLASDLDKPRGFAVIGRAEAVEFLAPRPVSDIYGVGKAFAGRLAADGIRTFADLRRHDETELMRRYGVIGKRLRAFADGRDTRAVNPDGERKSVSTETTFNDDIAGFDELARILWRLSEDVSATLKEKRIAGRTVTLKLRTADFRVHTRSHTLDHLTQLAGTIYHAAEPLLRREADGRRRFRLIGVGMSGLDGERDTDPPDLLDQNRAKRRQIEGALDRIRARYGKTSIGEGRGFGSNSRKQRDQDR, from the coding sequence ATGGCTCTGGCCGACGTCGTGAACGCGCTCTGCCGCGACTGCTTCTCGACGGACATCGCCGGGGACCTGTGCGCGGCCTGCGGGTCGCCGCGCACGCTCGGCCACGCGGAACTGCACGACCTCTCGATCGCCCATATCGACTGCGACGCCTTCTACGCCGCGGTGGAGAAGCGCGACGATCCGAGCCTGCGCGACAGGCCGCTGATCATCGGCGGCGGCCGGCGCGGCGTCGTCTCGACCGCCTGTTACATGGCGCGGATCTACGGCGTCCGCTCCGCCATGCCCATGTTCAAGGCGCTGAAGGCCTGTCCGGATGCAGTAGTCCGGAAACCGGACATGAAGAAGTACGCCGCCGTCAGTCGCGAGATCCGGACCCTGATGCTGGACCTGACGCCGCTGGTCGAGCCGTTGTCGATCGACGAGGCCTTCCTCGACCTGACCGGCACGGCGCGCGTCCACCACGCCAGTCCGGCCGCCACCCTGGCGCGGCTGGCGCGGCGTATCGAAACGGATATCGGCGTCACCATCTCGGTCGGCCTCTCCTACAACAAGTTTCTCGCCAAGCTGGCCTCCGACCTCGACAAGCCGCGCGGCTTCGCGGTCATCGGCCGGGCGGAAGCGGTCGAGTTCCTGGCGCCGCGTCCGGTCTCCGACATCTATGGCGTCGGCAAGGCCTTCGCGGGCCGGCTGGCGGCCGACGGCATCCGCACCTTCGCCGACCTGCGCCGCCATGACGAGACCGAGCTGATGCGCCGCTACGGCGTCATCGGCAAGCGGCTCCGCGCCTTCGCCGACGGCCGCGACACGCGCGCCGTCAACCCGGACGGGGAACGCAAGAGCGTCTCGACGGAGACGACATTCAATGACGATATCGCCGGGTTTGACGAACTGGCGCGAATCCTCTGGCGGCTGTCGGAGGACGTCTCGGCGACGCTGAAGGAGAAGCGGATCGCAGGGCGGACGGTGACGCTGAAGCTCCGCACCGCCGATTTCCGCGTCCACACGCGCAGCCACACGCTTGACCACCTGACCCAGCTCGCCGGGACCATCTACCATGCCGCCGAGCCGCTGCTGCGCCGCGAGGCGGACGGGCGGCGCAGGTTCCGGCTCATCGGCGTCGGCATGAGCGGTCTCGACGGGGAGCGAGACACCGATCCGCCCGACCTGCTCGACCAAAACCGGGCGAAACGCCGCCAGATCGAGGGCGCGCTGGACCGGATCCGCGCCCGTTACGGCAAGACGTCGATCGGCGAGGGCCGAGGCTTCGGGTCGAACTCGCGGAAGCAGCGCGATCAGGACCGCTGA
- a CDS encoding ROK family protein, protein MRIGIDLGGTKIEALAIDDRGREMYRQRVPAPRDDYHATIDAILGLVAELEERTGRRGRVGVGTPGAVSPVTGLMKNCNSTWLNGQPLARDLEAALRRPVRLANDANCFALSEAIDGAAAGAPTVFGVILGTGVGAGLVIDRKTLTGPNAIAGEWGHNPLPWPRDDERPGPACWCGKRGCIETFLSGPAVERLHLDKTGRRVPAREIADSGIWADYVDRLARALAHVINIIDPDMIVLGGGISNRVELYQPVADRLNDHVFSDYVSTVISQPVFGDASGVRGAAWLWPTS, encoded by the coding sequence ATGCGCATCGGCATCGATCTCGGCGGCACCAAGATCGAGGCCCTGGCGATCGATGACCGGGGCCGCGAGATGTACCGTCAACGCGTGCCCGCCCCCCGCGACGACTACCACGCCACCATCGACGCCATCTTGGGCCTGGTGGCAGAGCTCGAGGAGCGAACCGGCCGGCGGGGACGCGTCGGCGTCGGCACGCCAGGCGCGGTCTCCCCCGTCACAGGACTGATGAAGAACTGCAACTCCACCTGGCTCAACGGCCAGCCCCTGGCGCGGGATCTGGAGGCCGCCCTGCGCCGCCCGGTCCGGCTGGCGAACGACGCCAACTGCTTCGCGCTTTCCGAAGCCATCGACGGCGCAGCCGCCGGCGCGCCGACGGTTTTCGGCGTCATTCTCGGCACCGGAGTCGGCGCCGGGCTGGTGATCGACCGCAAGACGCTGACCGGCCCAAACGCCATCGCCGGGGAGTGGGGCCACAATCCCCTGCCCTGGCCGCGTGACGACGAGCGCCCCGGCCCGGCCTGCTGGTGCGGAAAGCGTGGCTGCATCGAGACTTTCCTCTCCGGTCCGGCGGTGGAGCGTCTCCACCTGGACAAGACCGGGCGGCGCGTTCCGGCGCGCGAGATCGCGGACAGCGGAATCTGGGCGGACTATGTCGACCGCCTGGCGCGGGCCCTGGCTCATGTCATCAACATCATCGATCCCGACATGATCGTCCTGGGCGGCGGCATCTCCAACCGCGTGGAGCTCTATCAGCCCGTCGCCGACCGGCTGAACGATCACGTCTTCTCCGACTACGTCTCAACCGTCATCAGCCAGCCCGTCTTCGGTGACGCCAGCGGCGTGCGCGGCGCCGCATGGCTCTGGCCGACGTCGTGA
- a CDS encoding serine hydrolase domain-containing protein: MALQRDADRLLAEGVADGVVPGVVAMATDARSNFYTGEFGERALGSGDPMTADTVMWIASMTKPMAAAAAMQLVERGELDLDAPARTLAPWLGEAQVLEGFGPDGAPRLRPPAREITLRHLLTHSSGFGYTFWNAGLKRFNQMRERDGSDRLDSLRMPLVFDPGTDWQYGIGIDWAGVMVEEASGMSLGAFMAANLFEPLGMADTAFHVPNGRRGRLARMHGKTADSIGFVDRNPPETAPELEGGGGGIYSTMNDYVRFIRMILNQGRAGGEQVLKPETVRRMSVNQMGDLRVHPLKSQAPELTCDVDIFPGIEKSWGLSFMINEEPAPTGRSAGSLAWAGLANSHFWIDPARGVGGIFATQMFPFVEAGVTRLYQDYEKCVYDSLD, translated from the coding sequence ATGGCGTTGCAGCGGGACGCGGATCGCCTGCTAGCGGAAGGGGTGGCGGACGGTGTCGTGCCCGGCGTGGTGGCGATGGCGACCGACGCCCGGAGTAATTTCTACACCGGCGAGTTCGGCGAACGGGCGCTGGGCTCCGGCGATCCCATGACCGCCGACACGGTGATGTGGATCGCTTCCATGACCAAGCCCATGGCGGCAGCCGCGGCGATGCAACTGGTCGAACGCGGCGAACTGGACCTCGACGCGCCGGCCCGCACCCTCGCGCCCTGGCTTGGCGAGGCGCAGGTGCTGGAGGGCTTTGGCCCGGACGGCGCCCCGCGCCTGCGGCCGCCCGCGCGGGAGATCACGCTGCGCCACCTGCTCACCCACAGTTCCGGCTTCGGCTACACCTTCTGGAACGCCGGCCTTAAGCGCTTCAACCAGATGCGCGAACGCGACGGATCGGACAGGCTCGATTCGCTGCGCATGCCGCTGGTCTTCGATCCCGGGACGGACTGGCAGTACGGCATCGGAATCGACTGGGCCGGCGTCATGGTCGAGGAAGCGAGCGGCATGAGCCTCGGCGCCTTCATGGCGGCCAACCTCTTCGAGCCGCTCGGGATGGCGGACACGGCTTTCCATGTTCCGAACGGCCGTCGCGGCCGGCTGGCGCGCATGCACGGGAAGACCGCAGACAGCATCGGCTTCGTCGATCGCAACCCGCCCGAAACCGCGCCCGAACTGGAGGGTGGCGGCGGCGGCATCTATTCGACGATGAACGACTATGTCCGCTTTATCCGGATGATCCTGAACCAGGGCCGCGCGGGCGGCGAACAGGTCCTGAAGCCGGAGACGGTGCGTCGGATGTCGGTCAACCAGATGGGCGACCTTCGCGTGCACCCACTGAAGAGCCAGGCGCCTGAACTGACCTGCGATGTCGACATCTTTCCCGGTATCGAGAAGAGCTGGGGCCTGAGTTTCATGATCAACGAGGAACCCGCGCCCACGGGCCGCTCGGCAGGCAGCCTCGCCTGGGCGGGCCTCGCCAACAGCCATTTCTGGATCGACCCGGCGCGCGGCGTCGGCGGTATCTTCGCCACCCAGATGTTCCCGTTCGTCGAGGCCGGCGTGACCCGCCTCTACCAGGACTACGAGAAGTGCGTGTATGACAGCCTCGACTGA
- a CDS encoding DUF3572 domain-containing protein — protein MKQDQASVVALEALAYIAAEEAALLRFIQFAGVSPDQLRRAAGEPETQAGVLDFVLSDESLLLAFCEACGHSPETPAKARQALPGAATEDY, from the coding sequence GTGAAACAGGATCAGGCGAGTGTCGTGGCGCTTGAAGCGCTGGCTTACATCGCGGCGGAAGAGGCTGCGCTGCTCCGTTTCATCCAGTTCGCCGGCGTCAGCCCCGACCAGCTTCGCCGCGCCGCCGGCGAACCGGAGACGCAGGCCGGCGTGCTGGACTTCGTATTGTCCGACGAATCGCTGCTGCTGGCGTTCTGCGAAGCGTGTGGCCATTCGCCCGAAACGCCGGCGAAGGCGCGGCAGGCGCTGCCAGGCGCGGCGACGGAAGACTACTGA